A genomic stretch from Bosea sp. F3-2 includes:
- a CDS encoding D-2-hydroxyacid dehydrogenase, with protein MAFLPPEGELTIGFAHAAYQLGDEFATRGRAARSFEVRNLDELRERAPEADVLVVSGLWRNDLLPRLPKLRFIQSISAGTDQFDKAAIGAAGIRLASAQSVNERAVAEHAMSLILALTRQIHLARDNQAKQYWRPMIGDRARREDELGGKTLVVVGLGRIGLRLAKLASAFDMRVIGVRRSPEPQPHVEAVVHPDKLTDAVAGADFVALTCPLTPETEGLIDACILAAMKPSAFLINVARGRVVDEAALLDALGNGRIAGAGLDCVHEEPLPAASPLWRLPQVIVTPHSAGETRAYEGNVVDILLDNLDRLARGETALRNQIV; from the coding sequence ATGGCATTCCTGCCGCCGGAAGGCGAACTGACGATCGGCTTCGCCCACGCCGCCTACCAGCTCGGCGACGAGTTCGCGACGCGCGGACGAGCCGCCAGGAGCTTCGAGGTGCGCAATCTCGACGAATTGCGCGAGCGCGCGCCCGAGGCGGATGTGCTCGTCGTCTCCGGCCTGTGGCGCAACGATCTCCTGCCGCGCTTGCCGAAGCTGCGCTTCATCCAGTCGATCAGCGCCGGCACCGACCAGTTCGACAAGGCGGCGATCGGAGCAGCCGGCATCCGCCTTGCGAGTGCGCAGAGCGTCAACGAGCGGGCCGTCGCCGAGCATGCGATGTCGCTGATCCTCGCGCTCACCCGCCAGATCCATCTCGCCCGCGACAACCAGGCGAAGCAGTATTGGCGCCCGATGATCGGCGACCGCGCCCGCCGCGAGGACGAGCTCGGCGGCAAGACGCTGGTCGTCGTCGGGCTCGGCCGCATTGGCCTGAGGCTGGCGAAGCTGGCGAGCGCCTTCGACATGCGCGTCATTGGCGTCCGGCGCAGCCCCGAGCCGCAGCCTCATGTCGAAGCGGTCGTTCATCCCGACAAGCTCACTGACGCGGTGGCCGGAGCCGATTTCGTCGCGCTGACCTGCCCGCTGACGCCCGAGACGGAAGGGTTGATCGACGCCTGCATCCTCGCGGCGATGAAGCCCTCCGCCTTCCTGATCAATGTCGCGCGCGGCCGTGTCGTCGATGAGGCGGCGCTGCTCGATGCCCTCGGCAATGGCCGGATCGCCGGCGCCGGGCTCGACTGCGTCCATGAGGAGCCGCTGCCGGCCGCCTCGCCGCTCTGGCGCTTGCCGCAGGTCATCGTCACGCCGCACAGTGCCGGCGAGACCCGGGCCTATGAAGGCAATGTGGTCGACATCCTCCTCGACAATCTCGATCGCCTCGCCCGTGGCGAGACGGCGTTGCGCAACCAGATCGTCTGA
- the cobD gene encoding threonine-phosphate decarboxylase CobD, with protein MVAEDGIWHGGDLATARALFPDAPEPWIDLSTGINPIPYPLPALPLSLWARLPGADDEAALLAAARTAYRVPDHVGIVAAPGTQILIELLPRLAPSGPVAILGPTYAEHGHAWRKAGFAVTEAVAPGEAAATIVVVNPNNPDGRLLSREELAKLAARCAARGGPLVIDEAFADFTPETSIVPDLPAETIVLRSFGKTYGLAGLRLGFAIGAADLMARLKAALGPWSVAGPALHVGAQALADAEWLSSAGEARARDAVRLDALLAPHGRILGGTSLFRLLETPAAPALFARLGRHGIYVRRFQNAPDRLRFGLPGDEAGWSRLQAALTADARKASPPA; from the coding sequence ATCGTGGCTGAGGACGGCATCTGGCATGGCGGCGATCTCGCCACGGCCCGCGCGCTCTTTCCGGATGCGCCGGAACCCTGGATCGATCTCTCCACCGGGATCAATCCGATCCCCTATCCGCTTCCCGCGCTGCCGTTAAGCCTGTGGGCGCGTCTGCCGGGCGCTGATGACGAGGCCGCGCTGCTCGCCGCAGCCCGCACGGCCTATCGCGTTCCCGATCACGTCGGCATCGTCGCGGCGCCCGGCACGCAGATCCTGATCGAATTGCTGCCGCGCCTTGCGCCGTCCGGGCCCGTGGCCATTCTCGGCCCGACCTATGCCGAGCACGGCCATGCCTGGCGCAAGGCGGGCTTCGCGGTCACCGAGGCGGTGGCGCCCGGCGAAGCGGCGGCGACCATCGTCGTGGTCAACCCCAACAATCCCGACGGGCGGCTGCTCTCGCGAGAGGAGCTCGCGAAACTTGCCGCACGCTGCGCTGCACGCGGCGGCCCGCTCGTCATCGACGAAGCCTTCGCTGACTTCACGCCCGAGACCAGCATCGTGCCGGATTTGCCGGCTGAAACGATCGTGCTGCGCTCCTTCGGCAAGACCTATGGCCTGGCGGGACTGCGACTGGGTTTCGCCATCGGGGCTGCCGATCTGATGGCGCGGCTCAAGGCGGCGCTCGGGCCCTGGTCGGTGGCCGGTCCCGCGCTCCATGTCGGTGCGCAGGCTCTGGCAGATGCCGAGTGGCTCTCCAGCGCCGGCGAAGCGCGGGCGCGCGATGCCGTCCGCCTCGACGCGCTGCTCGCGCCCCATGGCCGCATCCTCGGCGGCACGAGCCTGTTCCGCCTGCTCGAAACGCCGGCAGCGCCGGCACTCTTCGCCCGCCTCGGCCGCCACGGCATCTATGTCCGCCGCTTCCAGAATGCGCCGGATCGTTTGCGCTTCGGTCTGCCGGGCGACGAGGCCGGCTGGTCGCGCCTGCAGGCGGCGCTCACCGCCGATGCGCGGAAGGCATCGCCGCCAGCGTGA
- the cbiB gene encoding adenosylcobinamide-phosphate synthase CbiB has translation MNLSASLPLLVLALVIEAAFGYPQRFYAAIGHPVTWIGRLISVLDRLLNREASSLITRKAMGVLALAVLLAVTIALSALVQHLCLYFGPLGLVPLAFVASTLIAQRSLYEHVARVAEGLECEGLEGGRRAVSMIVGRNPQTLDEAGVARAAIESLAENFSDGIVAPAFWLGVGGLPGIAAYKAINTADSMIGHRTPRLLAFGGASARLDDLVNLPASRLTALLLVASAALDRTADASGARRALRRDAGKHRSPNAGWPEAAMAGALDLRLAGPRVYGETRVEDHWMGDGRAEATAADIRRALTLYKRSCGLLWALAALLAGVTLL, from the coding sequence ATGAACCTCTCCGCCAGCTTGCCGTTGCTCGTGCTCGCCCTCGTGATCGAGGCGGCCTTCGGCTATCCGCAGCGCTTCTATGCCGCAATCGGCCATCCCGTCACCTGGATCGGGCGATTGATCAGCGTGCTGGATCGGTTGCTCAACCGCGAGGCTTCATCCTTGATCACGCGCAAGGCCATGGGGGTGCTGGCCCTGGCGGTGCTACTCGCGGTCACCATCGCGCTGTCCGCGCTGGTTCAGCATCTGTGCCTGTACTTCGGTCCGCTCGGCCTCGTGCCGCTTGCGTTCGTCGCCTCGACGCTGATCGCCCAGCGCAGCCTCTATGAGCATGTCGCCCGCGTTGCCGAGGGGTTGGAGTGCGAGGGGCTGGAAGGCGGGCGACGGGCCGTTTCGATGATCGTCGGGCGCAACCCGCAGACGCTGGACGAGGCGGGGGTCGCGCGCGCCGCGATCGAGAGCCTGGCGGAGAATTTCTCGGACGGCATCGTCGCGCCCGCCTTCTGGCTCGGTGTTGGCGGGCTGCCGGGGATCGCCGCCTACAAGGCGATCAATACCGCCGATTCGATGATCGGCCACCGCACGCCGCGCCTCCTCGCCTTCGGCGGGGCTTCCGCTCGGCTCGACGATCTCGTCAACCTGCCGGCTTCACGGCTAACCGCATTGCTGCTCGTTGCCTCGGCAGCGCTCGATCGCACAGCGGATGCCAGCGGCGCCCGGCGAGCCTTGCGGCGCGATGCCGGCAAGCACCGTTCGCCCAATGCCGGCTGGCCGGAGGCGGCGATGGCCGGAGCACTGGACCTGCGGCTCGCCGGGCCGCGCGTCTATGGCGAAACCCGCGTCGAAGATCACTGGATGGGCGATGGCCGGGCCGAGGCGACGGCGGCCGATATCCGCCGGGCGCTTACGCTCTACAAGCGTTCCTGCGGCCTGCTCTGGGCACTGGCGGCGCTTCTGGCGGGTGTGACGCTGCTCTGA
- a CDS encoding acyl-CoA dehydrogenase family protein: MTALDAYGYDTHEVLNQAPALADYDAFAADPALGRILDAFGGGWFREQASVVGHHVGSQAVQDLARQANRSLPELRTHDRWGRRVDQIEFHPAWHELMSLAMRDEFHSLCWTKPRAGAQVARAAVSYLWNQGENGICCPLGMTYSAIPVLQRDPARWAEFGRLVTSSDYDQRPLPAAQKRGGTVGMAMTEKQGGSDLRQTQTVATRNADGTYSLTGHKWFFSVPHSDVFLTLARTEEGVSCFVVPGWLPDGSRNRLQIQRLKDKCGNKSNASSEVEFRGVVAHLIGEPGHGIRAGLEMNHYTRLDFAVGSAGLMRHAVAQAAHHTAHRRAFQKALIDQPIMMNVIADLALEAEASAWLAFRFVHALDREGESEAEKLIGRIGAPIAKYWNCKRATPVVVEALECHGGNGFIEDHLMARLYREAPLNGIWEGTGNVVCLDVLRSIRRYPDCVPALLDELRAARGNDPRYDAFLAELETDLVDVLRHEHLARRFVERMALALSASLLIRHAPHAVADAFVASRLAGGWSGHFGSLSQGADLQAIARRAVPVPN; this comes from the coding sequence ATGACCGCTCTCGACGCTTACGGCTACGACACCCATGAGGTGCTGAACCAGGCCCCGGCGCTGGCGGATTACGACGCCTTCGCGGCCGATCCGGCGCTCGGCCGCATCCTGGATGCCTTCGGAGGCGGCTGGTTCCGCGAGCAGGCGAGTGTCGTCGGCCACCATGTCGGCTCGCAAGCGGTTCAGGACCTCGCGCGGCAGGCCAATCGCAGCCTGCCGGAGCTTCGGACCCATGACCGCTGGGGCCGACGCGTCGACCAGATCGAGTTCCATCCCGCCTGGCACGAGCTGATGAGCCTCGCCATGCGCGACGAGTTTCATTCGCTGTGCTGGACGAAGCCGCGGGCCGGCGCGCAGGTGGCGCGCGCGGCAGTCTCCTATCTCTGGAATCAGGGCGAGAACGGCATCTGCTGCCCACTCGGCATGACCTATTCGGCGATCCCCGTCCTGCAGCGCGACCCCGCACGCTGGGCCGAGTTCGGCCGGCTGGTCACCTCATCCGACTACGACCAGCGCCCCCTCCCGGCCGCGCAGAAGCGCGGCGGCACGGTTGGCATGGCGATGACCGAGAAGCAGGGCGGCTCCGATCTGCGCCAGACCCAGACCGTGGCGACGCGCAACGCGGACGGCACCTATTCGCTCACCGGTCACAAATGGTTCTTCTCGGTCCCACATTCGGACGTGTTCCTGACGCTGGCGCGGACGGAAGAAGGCGTCTCCTGCTTCGTCGTGCCGGGCTGGCTGCCGGACGGCTCACGCAACCGGCTGCAGATCCAGCGGCTCAAGGACAAGTGCGGCAACAAGTCGAACGCCTCTTCAGAGGTCGAATTCCGCGGCGTCGTTGCGCATCTGATCGGCGAGCCCGGGCACGGCATCCGCGCCGGGCTGGAGATGAACCACTATACAAGGCTCGATTTCGCCGTCGGCTCGGCCGGACTGATGCGCCATGCCGTGGCACAGGCGGCCCATCACACCGCACATCGTCGCGCCTTCCAGAAGGCGCTGATCGACCAGCCGATCATGATGAACGTCATTGCCGACCTCGCTCTGGAGGCGGAGGCCTCGGCCTGGCTCGCCTTCCGCTTCGTCCATGCGCTCGACCGCGAGGGCGAGAGCGAGGCGGAAAAGCTGATCGGCCGCATCGGCGCGCCGATCGCCAAATACTGGAACTGCAAGCGCGCCACGCCGGTCGTGGTCGAGGCGCTGGAATGCCATGGCGGCAACGGCTTCATCGAGGACCATCTGATGGCGCGGCTCTATCGCGAGGCACCGCTCAACGGCATCTGGGAGGGCACGGGCAACGTCGTCTGCCTCGACGTTCTCCGCTCGATCCGCCGTTATCCGGACTGCGTGCCGGCCCTGCTCGACGAACTGCGCGCCGCGCGTGGCAACGATCCGCGCTACGACGCCTTCCTTGCCGAGCTCGAAACCGATCTCGTCGATGTGCTCCGCCACGAGCATCTGGCCCGGCGCTTCGTCGAGCGCATGGCGCTGGCCTTGTCGGCTTCGCTGCTGATCCGCCACGCGCCGCATGCGGTCGCCGATGCCTTCGTCGCCTCGCGTCTGGCGGGCGGCTGGTCCGGCCATTTCGGCTCGCTGTCGCAAGGTGCCGATCTGCAAGCAATCGCGCGGCGCGCCGTGCCGGTTCCGAACTAA
- a CDS encoding TetR/AcrR family transcriptional regulator — MPEMVPRQPRKAGKREAILSAARGIVSEVGFHETSIAAVASASGVSTGSVYSYFSSKAELMAEIVAAVSSRELAVLREIAASDAPVAERLTAAVEAFARRAFANRRLAWSMIAEPADPAVDATRLDYRREIAGIFRALVVEGGRQGVFRNVDSDAAAAMIVGGFMEALIGPLSPERATTSERGREIAAALADLSLAALISREGQAA; from the coding sequence ATGCCCGAGATGGTGCCGAGACAACCGCGCAAGGCCGGGAAGCGGGAGGCGATCCTCTCCGCTGCGCGTGGCATCGTCTCGGAGGTTGGCTTCCACGAGACCTCCATCGCCGCGGTGGCCTCCGCTAGCGGGGTCTCGACCGGTAGCGTCTACTCCTACTTCTCCTCCAAGGCCGAGCTGATGGCCGAGATTGTCGCGGCCGTGTCGTCGCGCGAGCTCGCCGTGCTGCGCGAGATCGCCGCGAGCGACGCCCCCGTCGCGGAGCGCCTGACCGCCGCGGTCGAAGCCTTCGCGCGCCGTGCCTTCGCCAATCGCCGCCTCGCCTGGTCGATGATCGCCGAGCCCGCCGACCCGGCCGTCGATGCGACGCGGCTCGACTATCGCCGCGAGATCGCTGGCATCTTCCGCGCGCTCGTCGTCGAAGGCGGGAGACAGGGCGTCTTCCGTAACGTCGATTCGGATGCCGCCGCTGCGATGATCGTCGGCGGCTTCATGGAAGCGCTGATCGGCCCGCTCTCGCCCGAACGAGCGACCACGTCCGAGCGCGGCCGCGAGATCGCCGCGGCCCTTGCCGATCTTTCCCTCGCCGCACTGATCTCACGAGAAGGACAGGCCGCATGA
- a CDS encoding 2-dehydropantoate 2-reductase, with protein sequence MKIAVMGAGAVGCYYGAMLARAGHAVTLVARSQHVAAIQDHGLILETATFSEAVAVTATAKPSGVSDAELVLFCVKSGDTVAAGHEMAPHLQPGATVLSLQNGVDNAERLQEALGRPVIPTAVYVATEMPRPGHVRHHGRGELVIGSGPTSPALAEMFGQAGVQAEVSDRVVEDLWSKLIVNCAYNALSAIPQLPYGRMMRVEGVTASMKDIVEECLAVARACDVHVEDGILAKVLGLAATMPDQLSSTAQDLARGKRTEISHLNGYIVQTGERLGIATPANRLLTVIVKLMEEGNQD encoded by the coding sequence ATGAAGATCGCTGTGATGGGGGCCGGCGCCGTCGGTTGCTACTACGGTGCCATGCTGGCGCGGGCCGGTCATGCGGTCACGCTTGTCGCGCGGTCGCAGCATGTAGCGGCGATCCAGGACCATGGCCTCATCCTGGAAACCGCGACCTTCTCCGAAGCCGTCGCGGTTACGGCAACCGCCAAGCCGTCCGGAGTCAGCGATGCGGAACTCGTTCTGTTCTGTGTCAAATCAGGCGATACCGTCGCGGCGGGCCATGAGATGGCGCCTCATCTCCAGCCCGGCGCCACGGTTCTCAGCCTGCAGAACGGCGTCGATAATGCCGAACGCTTGCAGGAGGCCCTGGGACGGCCGGTAATACCGACGGCCGTCTATGTCGCGACCGAGATGCCGCGCCCGGGGCATGTCCGCCATCATGGCCGCGGCGAGCTCGTTATCGGCTCGGGCCCTACGAGTCCGGCGCTCGCCGAAATGTTCGGGCAGGCCGGTGTCCAAGCCGAAGTTTCCGACCGTGTCGTCGAGGATCTCTGGAGCAAGCTGATCGTCAACTGCGCCTACAACGCGCTCTCCGCGATCCCGCAGCTGCCTTATGGACGGATGATGCGCGTGGAAGGCGTGACCGCCTCCATGAAGGACATCGTCGAGGAGTGCCTCGCCGTGGCGCGAGCCTGCGACGTGCACGTCGAAGACGGCATTCTCGCCAAGGTGCTCGGCCTCGCCGCTACGATGCCCGATCAGCTCTCCTCGACCGCCCAGGACCTGGCCAGGGGCAAGCGAACCGAGATCAGCCATCTCAACGGCTATATCGTCCAGACTGGTGAAAGACTCGGCATCGCAACGCCTGCGAACCGCCTGCTGACGGTGATCGTCAAGCTGATGGAAGAGGGCAACCAAGACTAA
- the cobO gene encoding cob(I)yrinic acid a,c-diamide adenosyltransferase encodes MMATTDDEAARHKAKMEKRKAVQDAEVASKTLEKGLLIVNTGPGKGKSTAAFGLILRALGHGWRIGVVQFIKGAWSTGERKALEAFGDQVSWHSMGEGFTWETQDKLRDIAAAERAFAKAKELMADPEIRLLVLDELNIALRYDYLPLADVVATLVARRPDLHVVVTGRNAKPELIEAADLVTEMTLVKHHFTAGVKAQQGIEF; translated from the coding sequence ATGATGGCGACGACCGACGACGAAGCTGCCCGCCACAAGGCGAAGATGGAGAAGCGCAAGGCGGTGCAGGACGCCGAGGTCGCCTCCAAGACGCTGGAGAAGGGGCTGCTCATCGTCAACACCGGCCCCGGCAAGGGCAAGTCGACGGCGGCGTTCGGCCTGATCCTGCGCGCGCTCGGCCATGGCTGGCGCATCGGCGTGGTGCAGTTCATCAAGGGCGCCTGGTCGACCGGGGAGCGCAAGGCGCTCGAAGCCTTCGGCGATCAGGTGAGCTGGCACAGCATGGGCGAAGGCTTCACCTGGGAGACGCAGGACAAGCTCCGTGACATCGCTGCCGCCGAACGCGCCTTCGCCAAGGCAAAAGAACTGATGGCCGATCCCGAGATCAGGCTGCTGGTGCTCGACGAACTCAACATCGCCCTGCGCTACGACTATCTGCCGCTCGCCGATGTCGTGGCGACGCTGGTCGCTCGCCGCCCCGACCTGCACGTCGTCGTCACCGGCCGCAACGCCAAGCCGGAGCTGATCGAGGCGGCCGATCTCGTCACCGAGATGACGCTGGTGAAGCACCACTTCACCGCTGGTGTGAAGGCGCAGCAGGGCATCGAGTTCTAG
- the cobU gene encoding bifunctional adenosylcobinamide kinase/adenosylcobinamide-phosphate guanylyltransferase encodes MTAEDFSMELPNLTLVLGGARSGKSHHAEALIEAYPAPWSYIATAQAYDEEMRERIAEHRARRPTGWQTVDAPLDLADAIAAQPAGRPILVDCLTLWLTNLILAERDTAAAREALIAACERISAPLVLVGNEVGLGIVPENALARRFRDEAGRLHQALAARAGRVVFMVAGLPMQVK; translated from the coding sequence ATGACGGCTGAGGACTTTTCGATGGAATTGCCCAACCTCACCCTCGTCCTCGGCGGCGCCCGCTCCGGCAAGAGCCATCATGCCGAGGCGTTGATCGAGGCTTACCCGGCGCCCTGGAGCTACATTGCGACCGCGCAGGCCTATGACGAGGAGATGCGGGAGCGGATCGCCGAGCATCGGGCGCGCCGGCCCACGGGTTGGCAGACGGTCGATGCGCCGCTCGATCTGGCCGATGCGATCGCCGCCCAGCCGGCCGGCCGGCCGATCCTGGTCGATTGCCTGACGCTTTGGCTGACCAATCTCATCCTTGCGGAGCGCGATACGGCCGCCGCGCGAGAGGCCCTCATCGCCGCCTGCGAGCGCATATCCGCGCCGCTCGTGCTGGTCGGCAACGAGGTCGGCCTCGGCATCGTGCCGGAGAACGCGCTCGCCCGCCGCTTCCGCGACGAGGCGGGGCGGTTGCATCAGGCGCTTGCGGCGCGCGCAGGCCGCGTGGTCTTCATGGTCGCCGGATTGCCGATGCAGGTGAAGTAG
- a CDS encoding CbtB domain-containing protein, with translation MNTASVSTTQLSVSERVKAVAAALVIGVALIYTTGFAASTNVHNAAHDTRHGLAFPCH, from the coding sequence ATGAACACCGCTTCGGTTTCCACCACCCAGCTCAGCGTCTCGGAGCGCGTCAAGGCGGTCGCCGCCGCGCTCGTGATCGGCGTCGCGCTGATCTACACCACCGGCTTCGCGGCCTCGACGAACGTCCACAACGCCGCGCACGATACCCGTCACGGCCTCGCCTTCCCCTGCCACTGA
- a CDS encoding CbtA family protein, whose amino-acid sequence MVTRVLTVSILAGLLAGLIVAALQHVTTTPLILKAETYEAALRLKAPTLAAFDGEARIILAHGPTGDAPGHDHAEWKPQDGLQRTLFTSAVTIASAIGFAALLLAGMIAAGDTIDQRSALVWGACGFLALGLAPAMGLAPELPGAASAALEQRQLWWLATAIATALGLFLFLRFEQPWLKLLAVVVILLPHVIGAPHPAAPESKVPAEVAAHFAALSLGIQAALWLVTAFMVGVLWPWASRRTALAR is encoded by the coding sequence ATGGTCACGCGTGTTCTCACGGTCAGCATCCTGGCCGGGCTTCTGGCTGGGCTGATCGTCGCCGCCCTCCAGCATGTCACCACCACCCCGCTGATCCTCAAGGCCGAGACCTATGAGGCGGCGCTGCGCCTGAAGGCGCCGACGCTCGCCGCTTTCGACGGCGAGGCCCGGATCATCCTTGCGCACGGCCCCACAGGCGACGCGCCCGGCCACGACCATGCCGAGTGGAAGCCGCAGGACGGCCTCCAGCGCACGCTCTTCACCAGCGCGGTGACGATCGCGAGCGCGATCGGCTTCGCGGCGCTGCTGCTCGCGGGCATGATCGCGGCCGGCGACACCATCGATCAGCGCAGCGCCCTGGTCTGGGGCGCCTGCGGCTTCCTCGCGCTCGGGCTCGCCCCGGCAATGGGGCTCGCTCCGGAATTGCCGGGCGCCGCCTCCGCCGCGCTGGAGCAGCGCCAGCTCTGGTGGCTCGCGACCGCCATCGCCACGGCGCTCGGGCTTTTCCTGTTCCTGCGCTTCGAGCAGCCCTGGCTCAAGCTCCTGGCCGTAGTCGTGATCCTGCTGCCGCATGTCATCGGCGCCCCGCATCCGGCCGCGCCGGAGAGCAAGGTCCCAGCCGAAGTCGCGGCGCATTTCGCGGCGCTGTCCCTCGGCATCCAGGCCGCGCTCTGGCTCGTCACCGCCTTCATGGTCGGCGTGCTCTGGCCCTGGGCCAGCCGCCGCACCGCCTTAGCGCGCTGA
- a CDS encoding DUF1636 domain-containing protein, translating to MSEGDLTIHVCTACRRARADLPEGYDQPGLALAEALAERLTNKGSAIPVLPVECLAVCKRPCTIALSADGKWTYLIGDLDTETHLDEIVGAAQAYAASANGIVPWKERPQSFRKGVVARVPPLPARQQG from the coding sequence ATGTCCGAGGGCGACCTCACCATCCATGTCTGCACAGCCTGCAGACGGGCGCGCGCCGATCTCCCGGAAGGTTACGACCAGCCGGGGCTGGCGCTCGCCGAGGCGCTTGCCGAGCGCCTCACCAACAAGGGCAGCGCGATCCCCGTGCTGCCCGTCGAATGCCTCGCCGTCTGCAAGCGGCCCTGCACCATCGCGCTCAGCGCCGACGGCAAATGGACCTATCTGATCGGCGACCTCGATACTGAAACCCATCTCGACGAGATCGTCGGCGCGGCACAGGCCTATGCCGCCAGCGCCAACGGCATCGTTCCCTGGAAAGAGCGGCCCCAGTCCTTCCGCAAGGGCGTGGTCGCGCGCGTGCCGCCTTTGCCGGCGCGCCAGCAAGGATGA
- the cobW gene encoding cobalamin biosynthesis protein CobW, with amino-acid sequence MNAPQTANLGKTPCTIITGFLGAGKTTLVRHLLENAEGKRLAVLVNEFGDLGFDGEFLKGCGIAGCSDEDVVELPNGCICCTVADDFVPALEKLLNRPNPPEHILIETSGLALPKPLVQAFNWPAIRSRVTVDGVIAVVDGPAVAEGQFVDDPESLAAQKAADASVEHDNPLEEVFEDQILCADLILLNKSDLVDEAGRARVKAEIAEHLPKAIKIVETAHGKVEPALIVGLGAAAESDLAARPSHHGEGEHDHDHDDFDSIAVPLPAGLTPEELSARVAKAAEAEGVLRLKGFTAVPGKPMRLVVQGVGRRVGHHFDRPWGASEPRDGRLTVIGLKGFDLKAVEAALAGA; translated from the coding sequence ATGAACGCTCCGCAGACCGCCAACCTCGGCAAGACGCCCTGCACGATCATCACCGGCTTCCTCGGCGCCGGTAAGACGACGCTGGTGCGCCATCTCCTCGAGAACGCCGAGGGCAAGAGGCTCGCCGTGCTCGTCAACGAGTTCGGCGATCTCGGCTTCGACGGCGAGTTCCTGAAAGGCTGCGGCATCGCCGGCTGCAGCGACGAGGACGTGGTCGAGCTGCCCAATGGCTGCATCTGTTGCACCGTCGCCGATGATTTCGTGCCGGCGCTGGAGAAGCTGCTGAATCGGCCGAACCCGCCCGAGCACATCCTGATCGAGACCTCCGGCCTCGCTTTGCCGAAGCCGCTGGTGCAGGCCTTCAACTGGCCGGCGATCCGCTCCCGCGTCACGGTCGACGGCGTCATCGCCGTGGTCGACGGGCCGGCGGTGGCCGAGGGCCAGTTCGTGGATGACCCCGAGTCGCTCGCGGCGCAGAAGGCGGCCGATGCGTCGGTCGAGCACGACAATCCGCTGGAGGAGGTGTTCGAGGACCAGATCCTCTGCGCCGATCTGATCCTGCTCAACAAGAGCGACCTCGTCGACGAGGCCGGCCGGGCCCGGGTCAAGGCCGAGATCGCCGAGCATCTGCCCAAGGCGATCAAGATCGTCGAGACCGCCCATGGCAAGGTCGAGCCGGCGCTGATCGTGGGCTTGGGCGCCGCCGCCGAGAGCGACCTCGCGGCCCGCCCCTCGCATCACGGCGAGGGCGAGCATGATCACGACCATGACGATTTCGACTCCATCGCCGTGCCCCTGCCGGCGGGTCTCACGCCCGAGGAGCTGTCGGCGCGCGTCGCCAAAGCGGCCGAGGCCGAGGGCGTGCTGCGGCTCAAGGGCTTCACCGCCGTGCCGGGCAAGCCGATGCGGCTCGTCGTGCAGGGTGTCGGCCGGCGCGTCGGGCATCATTTCGACCGGCCCTGGGGCGCGAGCGAACCGCGCGACGGGCGCCTCACCGTGATCGGCCTCAAAGGCTTCGACCTGAAGGCCGTGGAAGCGGCCCTCGCGGGGGCGTAA